DNA sequence from the Deinococcus malanensis genome:
AAGCGCACGATGCGTTCCTCGAAGCCGCCACCGTGGATTTCCCAGACGCGCTCGGGGGCGCCACTGCTGACAATTCCCACGCCCTGGGCCGGTGGGTCCAGGCGGAACACCACCCGCAGCGGCTCGGCCACCACGTTCTCGGACTCGACCTCCAGCGCGCGGTCCTGGGCCCACAGTTCGCGGTCAGGCAGCATCTGGAAGGTGATCTCACGCAGTTCGCTGAGGCCCTCACCTTCTTTGGCACTGACCTTCAGCACCGGGAGGCCGTACTGGGCCAGTTCGTCCTCGACCATCGCGGCGAGGTCAGCGTCCACCAGCTCGACCTTGTTCAGGGCAATCAGGGCGACGTTTTCCAGCAGGGTGGGATCGTAGGCCTGCAGTTCAGCCTGAAGCTGGCGCAGTTCCTCGACCGGGTCACGCGTCACGTCCAGTACGTACACCAGCACCCGGGTGCGGCTGATGTGGCGCAGGAATTCCAGGCCCAGGCCCTTGCCTTCGCTGGCGCCCTCGATAATTCCGGGAATATCGGCCAGTGTGAAGCGCTCGTCAAGCGGCTCGCCGCGGCTGTCGATCCGGTCCACCACGCCCAGGATGGGGGAGAGGGTGGTAAAGGGGTAGTCCGCGATGGCGGGGTTGGCCCGTGACAGGGCCGCGAGCAGGCTGCTCTTGCCGGCGTTGGGGTAGCCGACCAGTCCCACGTCGGCGATCAGGCGCAGTTCCAGGCGCACGCGGCGCTTCTGGCCCGGGGTCCCCAATTCCGCGAAGCGCGGGGCCTGCCGGGTGCTGCTGGTAAAGGTGCTGTTGCCACGCCCCCCCAGACCGCCCCGGGCGACGACCTTCTCCTGCCCGACGCGCACCAGGTCGGCAATGACCTTGCCGGTGTCCTCGTCGAAGGCGGTGGTGCCGACCGGCACATCGATGTAGATGTCCTCGCCATCGGCCCCCTGGCGCAGGCGGCCCTCGCCGTAGTTGCCGTTGGGGGCCTTGAATTTGCGCCGGCCCACCAGGCGCTCCAGGCTCTCGACCCCTTCAATGGCGCGCAGGATGATGTTGCCGCCCTTGCCGCCGTGCCCGCCGTCCGGGCCGCCTTTTTCCATGAATTTGGCGCGGTGGAAGCTCATGCTGCCGTCTCCGCCGTTGCCGGCGGCCACCTCAATGTTCAGTACGTCACGAAACGCCATGCTGCGTCCTCCTGGCTTGCTGCCCTACACAATAAAATACGCCCCGCCCATCTGCGGGCAGGGCGCCGGGGGCTCATGCCTCCGGTCAGTCGGCAGCGACTTCGGTCTGGGCGACTTCGATGCTGATGAAGCGGCCCTTGTTGCCCTTGTTGGTAAACACGACCTTGCCGTGCTCCAGGGCAAACAGGGTGTGGTCACGGCCCATGCCCACGTTGGCACCAGCCTTGAACTTGGTGCCGCGCTGGCGGACCAGGATGTTGCCGGCCAGCACCTGCTCGCCGCCGAACTTCTTCACGCCCAGGTACTTGGGATTGCTGTCACGTCCGTTCTTTGACGAACCTACGCCTTTCTTGTGTGCCATGTGAGTTCAGTCCTCCCCTTAGCCCTTGATCCCAAGGATCTTGATGGCGGTGTAATCCTGACGGTGGCCGGTACGGCGGCGGTACTGAACGCCGCTCTTGTACTTGCGGATGTAGATCTTGGGGCCTCGGCCGTGCTCGACGACCTCAGCGTTCACGACAAACTTGCTGACGGCATCGCCGAACAGGGCCTGGTCGCCGCCCACGAAAAGAGGGGTCAGGTCGAGCTTGTCGCCCGCTTCGCCCTTAAGGTTCTCGACGCGGATCACGTCGCCTTCCTGCACGCGGTACTGCTTCCCGCCGG
Encoded proteins:
- the obgE gene encoding GTPase ObgE, which gives rise to MAFRDVLNIEVAAGNGGDGSMSFHRAKFMEKGGPDGGHGGKGGNIILRAIEGVESLERLVGRRKFKAPNGNYGEGRLRQGADGEDIYIDVPVGTTAFDEDTGKVIADLVRVGQEKVVARGGLGGRGNSTFTSSTRQAPRFAELGTPGQKRRVRLELRLIADVGLVGYPNAGKSSLLAALSRANPAIADYPFTTLSPILGVVDRIDSRGEPLDERFTLADIPGIIEGASEGKGLGLEFLRHISRTRVLVYVLDVTRDPVEELRQLQAELQAYDPTLLENVALIALNKVELVDADLAAMVEDELAQYGLPVLKVSAKEGEGLSELREITFQMLPDRELWAQDRALEVESENVVAEPLRVVFRLDPPAQGVGIVSSGAPERVWEIHGGGFEERIVRFSRYLEDAAEYLGNLFKRQGLYNALKKAGAREGDTVEIGTFRFEYFNDEDEQD
- the rpmA gene encoding 50S ribosomal protein L27 yields the protein MAHKKGVGSSKNGRDSNPKYLGVKKFGGEQVLAGNILVRQRGTKFKAGANVGMGRDHTLFALEHGKVVFTNKGNKGRFISIEVAQTEVAAD
- the rplU gene encoding 50S ribosomal protein L21, which translates into the protein MFAIIQTGGKQYRVQEGDVIRVENLKGEAGDKLDLTPLFVGGDQALFGDAVSKFVVNAEVVEHGRGPKIYIRKYKSGVQYRRRTGHRQDYTAIKILGIKG